The genomic window AAAAGACTAAAGAAAAAAGTTAGCAAACCTAGCTATGATACATGGTTGCAAGCAACCACAGCCCATGCTCTTCAAAATGATGTACTAATCATATCTGCTCCAAATGAATTTGCTCGAGACTGGTTAGAAAATCGGTATTCAAAGATTATTGGAGAAACCATATATGACATTACTGGTGAAGAATTAACTAT from Bacillus sp. HMF5848 includes these protein-coding regions:
- a CDS encoding DnaA N-terminal domain-containing protein, with the translated sequence MENIADLWKEALKRLKKKVSKPSYDTWLQATTAHALQNDVLIISAPNEFARDWLENRYSKIIGETIYDITGEELTIKFIIPKDPHEEDFSIKTPVKKPVQMGDETNDTYQS